The genome window GGCGCCCACGCCCATGCGCCGGCGGAACTGCTGGCGCGATTCGTTCACGCGCACGGCATCGAGCAGCGGGTGGCCGGTATAGGTGAAGGTTATCTTTTCCTTCTGATAGATGGCTTTCTCAAAGGGAAAAATGATGAACAAACGGGTCACCCAGCGACGGATCTGCTCGACCCGGCTGTAGCGCCAGGCCCAGACGGTCGGGCTGATGTAATAGTAAACCGGGATGCCGGCCCGGTGCAGGCGCCGCGCCAGGCGCAGGTTGAAATCGGGGTAGTCGATCAACAGGGCGGCGGCGGTCCGGCGCTGCAGCGCCTGTTGGAACAGCAATTTCATGGCCCGCCTGATCTTGAGCAAGTGGGCCGCCACCTCGATGATGCCCACCACCGACAGGCTGCGGTTGGGCACCACGATTTCCACGCCGGCGCGCTGCAGCCGTTCGCCGCCTACGCCCCAGAAATGGAACTCGCCGCGGTCGGCGGCGAACTCGCGTACGACCTGCAGGGCGTAGGTTTCGGCGGAATTTTCGGCCGCCACCAGCAGGATGTTTTTCATGGCCGGCCTTCGTACTGCAGCTCGGGCATATCCTCGTTCTCCTTGCCGCCGAGGTAGAAGGCCCATTCGTTGTACTTTGTCTTGCCGCGATATTCGCGGAAACCCGTTTCCGGAGAACTGGAACAGACCCCGACCAGCACGGCCCGGCCGAGGTACGCTTTGGCCTGGCCAGCCGGGACGACCAGCAGCTTGGCCCTTGCCCCGGAATTGTCCTGGAACACCAGGTCCCAGCGGCCGTCGGCAGCGAACGGATCCTTGTACAGCTGGCGCAGGAATTTCTCCAGGTGCAGGATTTCCAGATTCTGCGCGTACAGGTTGTTGTGGTTTTTCAGGTAAAGGCCGATGGCGGCCACGTACTGGCGGCCGCGAAAAAGCAGCTCCTCCTCGGTTTCGCGCTGCATGGTCGTCTGCCACAGCGGTACGGCCATGAGCATGAAGACGGTCAGCACCGAGATGGCGATTATCAGTACGATGATGGCGTAACCCCCGTTCCGGGGAGGGCCGGAAGGCCTCCCGCCGTGGCGGCCGCCCAGGCACACCGGCCGCGTCTGCCCGGTCCGGTTACCAGTCCGCATAAACCGTACCATCCAGCGCTTTGGCATGGGAGAGACTTTTGACGTCGATGACGCCGTTGAGAACCTCGGGGTCGAACTCCTCCCCCTCCAGCGGTTCAGCCATGATGATCTGCCACTGTGGGCTACGGCTCACGGGGTCATAGGGAATCTCGCGCAGATAACGGCCAGACACCAGGCCGCTCAGCCCGGCCGGGTATTTCTTTTTATCGACATAATACTTGTTGATGGCATCGCGGATCTGGAAAAGGTTTTCCTTCAGGACGGCCTCCTTGGCCCGCAGCACCGCATACTTGTACTGCGGGATCAGGATCATCACCAGGATGCCAATCAAGCTAACCACGATCAGCATCTCGATCAGAGTAAAACCTTTTTTGCCCATGAATGCATTATAGCAAAAATCCGCTAAAATTGCTCGATGGACGCTAGCGATTTTTTTGCCGCCAGGCCTCGTAGAGGATGATGGCCGCGGCGGCGGAGACATTCAGGGATTCCACCGCCGGGGCGTGGGGAATAGCCAGCAGTTGGTCGGCTTTTTTCTTCAGCAGCGGCGATACCCCTTTGCCTTCATTGCCGAAGATCAGCGCCGTTTTGCCCTTGAAGTCAAAATCTTCGAAACGGGTATCGGCGCGCTGGTCGGTGGCAGCCACCCAGAAGCCGGATTTTTTCAATATCTCAATATCCATCGCCAGGTTGCGCGACTGGACGAGGCGCACCTTGCCCATGGCCCCGGCCGAGGTTTTCCAGACCGTCTCGTTGACCGGAGCGGAATTGCGGATGGTAATCAACACGGCGTCGCTGGCCACGGCCGCGGCGCTGCGGATGATGGCGCCCAGATTGCCCGTATCCTCGATGCCGTCGAGAATGACGATGAGCCCGGTTTTCAGGTCGGCCAGCACGGCCTCGAGGCTGAAAAATCGCACCGGCGCGATTTCGGCGTACACGCCCTGGTTCTTGCCCCCGGCCTTGCGATCGACGGCCTCGGCCGGCACGAATTGGAAAACAGTTCCGCGCTCGCGGCACATGCGGACCAGCGCGGCGATCTTCGCGTCATGGCGCGAGCGGCTGATCAAGACCTTGTTGACCGGCAGATCGTCCCGCAGGGCTTCAATCAGCGCGTTCAGGGAGGAAACGCCGGGCACTAGCGGTTGTCCATGGCGACGCGAAAGCCAACCACGTTCAAGCGCTGGTCCGGCCGCTCATTGCTGCGGTTGGCCGAGCGGATCAGATCGGGGCCGTTTTTCCAGGAACCACCCCGGACCACGCGACTGCTGCCGCTGATCGGGCCGCGCGGATCCCGGTTGGGAGACGTTTGAAAATACTGGACGCTGTACCAGTCGGCGATCCATTCCCAGACATTGCCGGCCATGTCCATGATGCCGTAATGGGATTCCCCGGCCGGAAACGAACCGACCGGGGCGCTGAAGGGAAAACCGTCGCCGGCGCCCTTCATGTTGACGTTTTTGCTCGTCGGCGCGTCGCTGCCCCAGGGATACTTGGAGCGGGCCGCCTTTTCCCATTCGGCTTCGCTGGGCAAGCGGATATTGCGCAGCGTCTTTTGCGAAAGCCATTGACAGTAGTTTTTCCCAGCCAGAAATCCGGAATGAACACCTTGTGGGCAGGGTGCTCGTCCTCGTTGCCCTGGCCGCTGGGAGAGCCGATGACGAAGTCCCCGGCCGGGATGAGCACCATCACGGTGCGATTGAAAAAAACCTGCTCGACAAAACCCTTGGCATTGCGCACGGCGCCGACCGCCGGCGGGCCCGGTTTGGACTCCGTCTTCTCGGCCGGGGCCGGCAGCGCAGCCGGAGTCGGCGTTGCGCTGGGCGGGGCGGCGGGCAGCTGTTTTTTCATCCCGGCCGCGGGCAGTGGTCCGGCCTGAGGCCCGGTTTCCGGCCCCCCCCCTTTGGCGGCGGTGGAGTCGACGCCCTTGGCGGCGCCGGTATCAACGGCGCCGGCAGGCAGCGGCGGCGCGGGTGTGTAGCCGCCGCCGGGCGGCGCACTGCTTTTGCGGCCATTCAGCCAGATGACCCCGAAGATGATCCCCAAAACAACGATCATCACCACCAGCACGGCAAACAGGGGGTTCTTGGCCTTCACGGCGGCCGGGGCCACCATCCCCGGACCGTCGAGCAGCTGTGTTTCCTGTTTTTTGCCGTGGTTTTCGTTGACGGTGTCGGCCCGGCCGGAGCTCAGCGAGCATTTTTTCAGATCGTCAAGCAGCTCGCGACAGGTCTGATAGCGGGCATCGGCGTCGCGGGCCAGCGCCTTTCTGACCACGCCGTCCAGCTCGGCGGGCAGTTGCTTGTTGAATTCGCTGATCGGGCGCAATTCGGCATGCATGATCTTGTAGATGACCGTGGTGATGCTCTCG of Candidatus Aminicenantes bacterium contains these proteins:
- a CDS encoding type II secretion system protein; this encodes MGKKGFTLIEMLIVVSLIGILVMILIPQYKYAVLRAKEAVLKENLFQIRDAINKYYVDKKKYPAGLSGLVSGRYLREIPYDPVSRSPQWQIIMAEPLEGEEFDPEVLNGVIDVKSLSHAKALDGTVYADW
- the rlmB gene encoding 23S rRNA (guanosine(2251)-2'-O)-methyltransferase RlmB — its product is MPGVSSLNALIEALRDDLPVNKVLISRSRHDAKIAALVRMCRERGTVFQFVPAEAVDRKAGGKNQGVYAEIAPVRFFSLEAVLADLKTGLIVILDGIEDTGNLGAIIRSAAAVASDAVLITIRNSAPVNETVWKTSAGAMGKVRLVQSRNLAMDIEILKKSGFWVAATDQRADTRFEDFDFKGKTALIFGNEGKGVSPLLKKKADQLLAIPHAPAVESLNVSAAAAIILYEAWRQKNR
- a CDS encoding SUMF1/EgtB/PvdO family nonheme iron enzyme, with product MPSEAEWEKAARSKYPWGSDAPTSKNVNMKGAGDGFPFSAPVGSFPAGESHYGIMDMAGNVWEWIADWYSVQYFQTSPNRDPRGPISGSSRVVRGGSWKNGPDLIRSANRSNERPDQRLNVVGFRVAMDNR
- a CDS encoding bifunctional serine/threonine-protein kinase/formylglycine-generating enzyme family protein gives rise to the protein MTNMKKIGKYTISGEIARGGMGVLYRAQDPFIGRTVAIKTIRLDILQGTAGKEEALKRFLREAQSVGNLSHPNIVTIYDVGEDEGLIYIAMEYVDGRSLEDLLKQNKKFSLDEIVQLFSQIAAALDYAHKKGIVHRDIKPANILVDANHKVTIVDFGIARTTASTMTQTGMLMGTPRYMSPEQISGKKVDNRADIFSLGAILYELLTQCNPFEGESITTVIYKIMHAELRPISEFNKQLPAELDGVVRKALARDADARYQTCRELLDDLKKCSLSSGRADTVNENHGKKQETQLLDGPGMVAPAAVKAKNPLFAVLVVMIVVLGIIFGVIWLNGRKSSAPPGGGYTPAPPLPAGAVDTGAAKGVDSTAAKGGGPETGPQAGPLPAAGMKKQLPAAPPSATPTPAALPAPAEKTESKPGPPAVGAVRNAKGFVEQVFFNRTVMVLIPAGDFVIGSPSGQGNEDEHPAHKVFIPDFWLGKTTVNGFRKRRCAISACPAKPNGKRRPAPSIPGAATRRRAKTST